In Finegoldia magna ATCC 53516, a genomic segment contains:
- a CDS encoding ECF transporter S component, with product MRKTNTKLLTTIAICVAINCLGAFIAVSTKVPLLLDHIGSLLVCMLFGWKYGVVTAFLSSVMNQVLFDPFALPFAPTGMLMVFMVGILYEKGYFKKLHTIPALLLAVLPGAILGAIIQGYIFGGVTSSGSDVIVRFMINKGINPAAASFINQYFMEFVDRLISFSVVMTAVKRIKLESIR from the coding sequence GTTGACTACTATAGCGATTTGCGTTGCAATCAACTGCCTTGGTGCTTTTATCGCTGTTAGTACGAAGGTTCCTTTGTTATTGGATCACATAGGATCCCTATTAGTGTGTATGTTATTTGGATGGAAATACGGGGTTGTGACGGCGTTTTTGTCATCTGTTATGAATCAAGTTCTTTTCGATCCATTTGCGCTTCCATTTGCTCCTACGGGTATGCTTATGGTGTTTATGGTTGGAATTTTGTACGAAAAGGGATATTTCAAGAAATTGCACACTATTCCTGCACTTTTATTGGCTGTACTTCCAGGCGCTATTTTGGGTGCTATTATTCAAGGATATATTTTTGGTGGGGTTACAAGCTCAGGAAGTGATGTTATCGTAAGATTCATGATCAACAAGGGTATCAATCCAGCTGCAGCATCTTTTATCAACCAATATTTTATGGAATTTGTGGACAGACTTATTTCATTTAGTGTCGTGATGACTGCTGTTAAGAGGATTAAGCTTGAATCGATACGCTAA